A single window of Anaerocolumna chitinilytica DNA harbors:
- a CDS encoding IS256 family transposase translates to MVNGYLKENPVKNGTDVNALMREMMSVILEGSLDGEMDEELGYSKYDFRNKETDNSRNGYNSKTLHTSYGDMELDVPRDRIGEFEPKIVKKYQNTLTQDMEEKIISMYAKGMTTGDIESHMQELYGVDISDSTISRITDKILPIVKEWQERPLEEIYAVVFMDAIHFHVRSEGRIVKKAVYIAIGIDMSGHKDVLGMYVGENESAKFWLSIMNGLKNRGVRDILIACVDGLTGFPQAIDAVFSKTEIQQCIIHQIRNTTKFVSYKDIKTLMVDLKRVYAAPTEDIALNELDSFDEKWGGKYPKIAKSWRDSWVNLSTYFKYPEAVRRLIYTTNAIEGFNRQLRKVTKSKTVFPTDDSLLKMLYLATMDITKKWTGHRQDWGQIHSQLEIFFEERLS, encoded by the coding sequence ATGGTTAATGGGTATCTGAAAGAAAATCCGGTCAAGAATGGAACAGACGTCAATGCTCTCATGAGAGAAATGATGTCTGTTATCCTAGAAGGAAGCCTAGATGGCGAAATGGATGAGGAACTGGGTTACTCTAAGTATGATTTCCGGAACAAAGAAACAGATAACAGCAGAAATGGCTATAACTCAAAAACATTACATACCAGTTATGGCGACATGGAACTGGACGTTCCCCGTGACCGAATTGGGGAGTTTGAGCCTAAAATCGTTAAGAAATATCAAAATACTCTGACCCAGGACATGGAGGAAAAAATCATTTCCATGTATGCCAAAGGAATGACAACTGGAGATATTGAGAGCCATATGCAGGAACTTTATGGTGTAGATATTTCAGACAGTACTATCAGCCGAATCACAGATAAAATACTCCCTATCGTGAAAGAATGGCAGGAACGACCACTGGAAGAAATCTATGCAGTGGTATTCATGGATGCTATACATTTTCATGTAAGAAGTGAAGGACGAATTGTCAAAAAAGCAGTTTATATTGCCATCGGTATTGATATGAGCGGACACAAAGATGTGCTTGGTATGTATGTCGGAGAAAATGAAAGTGCGAAATTCTGGCTTTCTATTATGAATGGTTTAAAGAATCGTGGCGTGAGAGATATACTGATTGCATGCGTAGACGGTCTGACAGGATTTCCTCAGGCCATTGATGCGGTTTTTTCGAAAACAGAAATTCAACAGTGTATTATTCATCAAATCCGAAATACAACAAAGTTTGTATCTTACAAAGATATCAAGACACTCATGGTTGATTTAAAACGTGTATATGCCGCACCTACAGAAGATATCGCATTAAACGAACTGGATTCGTTTGATGAAAAATGGGGAGGAAAATACCCTAAAATAGCAAAGTCTTGGAGGGACAGCTGGGTTAACCTTTCAACATATTTCAAATATCCCGAAGCCGTTCGCAGACTAATTTATACCACAAATGCCATAGAGGGTTTTAACCGGCAGCTTCGGAAAGTTACCAAAAGCAAAACGGTATTTCCCACAGATGATAGTCTTCTGAAAATGCTATATCTAGCCACGATGGACATAACGAAAAAATGGACCGGACACCGTCAGGACTGGGGACAGATTCACTCCCAGTTGGAGATATTCTTTGAAGAAAGGCTATCCTAA
- the wecB gene encoding non-hydrolyzing UDP-N-acetylglucosamine 2-epimerase, which translates to MKKIMLVFGTRPEAIKMCPLVKELNMRKNIKTVVCVTGQHRQMLDQVLKVFEIIPDYDLSIMKDKQTLFDLTTNILIRIKDILEVDRPDIVLVHGDTSTAFATALACFYFQIPVGHVEAGLRTYNIYSPYPEEFNRQAVSIIAKYNFAPTEQAKKNLLKEGKESSKIFVTGNTAIDALKTTVKENYNHKDLDWALGSRLIMLTAHRRENIGEPMKNMFRAIKRIINEYSDIKVIYPIHMNPIVRNIAKEILSECDRIRIIEPLEVIDFHNFLSNSYLILTDSGGIQEEAPSLGKPVLVMRDNTERPEGIAAGTLKLVGTNEDIIYENFKLLLDNEKEYIKMSQSSNPYGDGFACKRIANILESDLCD; encoded by the coding sequence ATGAAAAAAATTATGTTAGTTTTTGGTACAAGACCAGAGGCAATTAAGATGTGTCCGTTAGTAAAAGAGTTGAATATGCGAAAGAATATAAAAACAGTTGTATGTGTTACTGGTCAACATCGTCAAATGTTAGATCAAGTACTAAAGGTATTTGAAATTATACCTGATTATGATTTATCTATTATGAAAGATAAACAAACTCTTTTTGACTTAACAACAAATATATTAATACGTATAAAAGATATTCTTGAAGTGGATAGACCAGATATTGTTTTGGTTCATGGAGATACTTCAACTGCTTTTGCAACTGCCTTAGCTTGCTTCTATTTTCAGATACCAGTAGGGCATGTTGAAGCTGGTTTACGTACATATAATATATACTCGCCATATCCGGAAGAATTTAATCGACAGGCAGTTAGTATAATTGCAAAATATAATTTTGCTCCAACAGAGCAAGCTAAAAAAAATTTGCTCAAAGAAGGAAAAGAGTCATCAAAGATTTTTGTTACAGGGAATACAGCCATTGATGCACTTAAAACAACAGTCAAAGAAAATTATAATCATAAAGACTTAGATTGGGCTTTAGGTAGTAGACTAATTATGTTGACTGCACATAGAAGAGAAAATATTGGTGAACCAATGAAGAATATGTTTAGAGCTATAAAGAGAATTATTAATGAATATTCAGACATTAAGGTTATTTATCCAATTCATATGAACCCTATTGTTCGAAATATTGCAAAGGAAATATTAAGTGAATGTGACAGGATACGCATAATAGAACCTTTGGAGGTAATAGATTTTCATAATTTCCTTTCGAATTCTTACTTAATTCTTACTGATAGTGGTGGTATTCAAGAGGAGGCTCCAAGTTTAGGTAAACCTGTATTAGTAATGCGAGACAATACAGAGAGACCAGAAGGTATTGCTGCTGGAACTTTGAAGTTGGTAGGAACGAATGAGGATATAATTTACGAAAATTTTAAATTGTTGTTAGACAATGAAAAAGAGTATATAAAGATGAGTCAATCAAGTAATCCATATGGGGATGGGTTTGCCTGCAAAAGAATTGCTAATATATTAGAAAGTGATTTGTGCGATTGA
- a CDS encoding CatB-related O-acetyltransferase, whose protein sequence is MILYNRKHNTKIYSILASKKARYGYQVLISENTTISDNVEIGDYSYVNKGSYIENCQVGKFCSISSGVYICPFEHNYTMVTTHPIVRNGEVAASRAKVIIGNDVLISLNAIILEGVTIGSGAVIGAGAVVTKDVKPYEIVGGVPAKHIKYRFSEHEINRLLELKWWDWDILKIKRNIGFLKRESDIII, encoded by the coding sequence TTGATTCTTTACAATAGGAAACATAATACTAAAATCTATAGTATTCTTGCAAGTAAAAAGGCCAGGTATGGTTATCAAGTTTTAATTTCAGAAAATACAACTATTTCAGATAATGTTGAAATTGGGGATTATAGTTATGTAAATAAAGGTTCATATATTGAAAATTGCCAGGTTGGTAAATTTTGCTCTATATCATCAGGGGTGTATATTTGTCCATTTGAGCACAATTACACAATGGTGACAACGCATCCAATAGTCCGTAATGGTGAAGTCGCTGCATCTAGAGCTAAAGTGATAATTGGAAATGATGTACTAATCAGTCTCAATGCTATCATATTGGAGGGAGTTACAATAGGAAGCGGGGCTGTTATAGGAGCAGGAGCAGTAGTGACAAAGGATGTGAAACCTTATGAAATTGTAGGGGGGGTTCCCGCAAAGCATATTAAATATCGTTTTTCAGAACATGAGATTAATCGATTATTAGAATTAAAATGGTGGGATTGGGATATTTTGAAAATTAAAAGGAATATAGGTTTTTTAAAGAGGGAAAGTGATATAATTATATAG
- a CDS encoding lipopolysaccharide biosynthesis protein, which translates to MNKLTRFIKTSGVYFIGNVLSKLISFILLPLYTYKISPEQYGEFDVIITIMNFLIPILFFQIWDGMFRFTFDKKKEKDKYVIVSNSLFISFIGILLCSVSIVIFYHVFPFKNVWLVFFYGISFALQYHYSYIARAFLKNNLFVFTGFINSLLSAFFNIILILYFHMGIESLYISPIIGCFVQIFIIEISLNPLKNLNIKVLDFKLIKEMLRFSIPLCIATISYWLLSGYTKVVISKQLGTYENGLYAVANKFSVMISLIISVFQYAWNEMAYSMAADDNRIDSYRKSIQYILQIVLLGSGIFMLFTKIVFPYFVNASYKDALLIVPLSIIGVAINSFAGFLGTIFMTEKQTRYILWTTIISAIVNLIGSFFIVAAWGLQGAIGTLCFAFIVLAFMRLRALEALFHFKLSKKNIIYILLLIVSVYLYYSFTNPFALIICIVVYSIILLYSLKDIIHPFLYNYWRKVGIKK; encoded by the coding sequence ATGAATAAATTAACAAGATTTATTAAGACTTCTGGAGTGTATTTTATTGGTAATGTATTATCTAAATTAATTTCATTTATCCTATTGCCATTATATACATATAAGATCTCTCCAGAACAGTATGGTGAGTTTGACGTAATTATAACAATCATGAACTTTTTAATTCCAATTTTATTCTTTCAGATATGGGATGGAATGTTTAGGTTTACATTTGATAAGAAAAAAGAGAAAGATAAATATGTAATTGTATCAAATTCTTTGTTTATATCTTTCATAGGGATTTTATTGTGTTCCGTTTCTATCGTTATTTTTTATCATGTTTTTCCTTTTAAAAATGTATGGTTGGTGTTTTTTTATGGGATTTCATTCGCACTACAATATCACTACTCGTATATTGCTAGAGCTTTTTTAAAAAATAATCTCTTTGTTTTTACTGGTTTTATAAATAGTTTATTAAGTGCATTTTTTAATATTATACTAATATTATATTTTCATATGGGTATTGAATCTCTGTATATTTCTCCGATTATAGGTTGTTTTGTACAAATATTTATAATTGAAATATCTCTGAATCCACTTAAAAACCTAAATATTAAAGTCTTGGATTTTAAACTTATTAAAGAAATGTTAAGGTTTTCTATTCCTTTATGTATTGCTACAATATCATATTGGTTATTAAGTGGGTACACAAAAGTTGTAATTTCGAAACAGCTAGGTACTTATGAAAATGGACTATATGCAGTTGCTAATAAGTTTTCTGTAATGATTTCATTGATAATAAGTGTATTCCAATATGCATGGAATGAGATGGCTTATAGTATGGCTGCAGATGATAACAGGATAGATAGTTATAGAAAGAGTATTCAATACATTTTACAAATTGTTTTATTAGGTAGCGGAATATTTATGTTGTTTACAAAGATTGTATTCCCGTATTTTGTTAATGCATCTTATAAGGACGCATTATTAATAGTTCCATTATCTATAATTGGAGTAGCAATTAATTCTTTTGCCGGTTTTCTGGGAACAATATTTATGACGGAGAAACAAACTCGATATATATTATGGACTACTATTATAAGTGCAATTGTGAATTTGATTGGATCATTCTTTATTGTTGCAGCTTGGGGACTACAGGGGGCGATTGGAACTTTATGTTTTGCTTTTATTGTTTTAGCATTCATGCGACTTCGAGCCTTAGAAGCACTATTTCACTTTAAATTATCCAAAAAAAACATAATATATATCCTTTTATTAATCGTATCAGTATACTTATACTATTCATTTACTAATCCTTTTGCATTAATAATTTGTATAGTTGTATATAGTATTATTTTATTATATAGTTTAAAAGATATAATACATCCATTCTTGTATAATTATTGGAGAAAAGTAGGTATAAAGAAGTGA
- a CDS encoding glycosyltransferase family 2 protein yields MITVLTATYNRGNILHYLYNSLLEQTSKDFEWIVIDDGSEDNTEIIVNKWISETPNFNISYYKMKNGGKHRAVNLGVTYAKYSYIFIVDSDDYLLNNTIGKIHEWIKTISHDNTFAGVSGVKGYDKDSIVGEYPKLKNKNYIDATNLQRNKFHLNGDKAEIYRTDLLKKYPFPEFENEKFVTEATVWNAIAYDGYKIRWFRDIIYICKYNEDGLTQMGIDKEINSYNGFVHFIKQRMKTEKGINYIKAICTFTNVSRKKGYNTLQMSNILGINLLFIKLINIIDSLYRVIKSS; encoded by the coding sequence ATGATAACAGTACTTACTGCTACTTATAACAGAGGGAATATATTACATTACTTATATAATTCTTTATTAGAGCAAACATCCAAAGATTTTGAGTGGATTGTTATTGATGATGGATCAGAAGATAATACTGAAATAATTGTAAATAAATGGATATCCGAAACACCAAATTTTAATATTTCATATTATAAAATGAAAAATGGTGGAAAGCACAGAGCGGTTAATTTAGGAGTAACTTATGCCAAATATTCATATATTTTCATTGTTGATAGCGATGATTACCTATTGAATAATACTATTGGAAAGATTCATGAATGGATTAAAACAATAAGTCATGATAATACTTTTGCTGGAGTTTCTGGAGTAAAGGGGTATGATAAGGATAGTATTGTTGGAGAATATCCAAAATTAAAAAATAAAAATTATATTGATGCCACTAATTTACAACGAAATAAATTTCATCTTAATGGGGATAAAGCGGAAATTTATCGTACAGATTTATTAAAAAAATATCCTTTTCCAGAATTTGAAAATGAAAAATTCGTAACTGAAGCCACAGTATGGAATGCTATAGCATATGATGGATATAAAATAAGGTGGTTCAGAGATATAATTTATATTTGTAAATATAATGAAGACGGATTAACTCAAATGGGTATAGATAAAGAAATTAATAGTTATAATGGATTCGTTCATTTCATTAAACAGAGAATGAAAACAGAAAAGGGAATTAATTATATAAAAGCAATATGCACTTTTACAAATGTATCTAGAAAGAAAGGCTATAATACTTTACAAATGTCAAATATATTAGGAATCAATTTATTATTTATAAAACTAATTAATATTATTGATAGTTTGTACAGAGTTATAAAAAGTAGTTAA
- the wzy gene encoding O-antigen polysaccharide polymerase Wzy — protein sequence MQFDNIKNRANYYLIFYFLLNISILLIGIIYLNFCKGYQRIDVKIWELIGLFIFVTGSIIWIRIENNILSAWMIFLLLSYMYWFGQPFLDLFGILPKLAELNSYSNESLVAALVYQCCGMGFMHLGAIFYKTRNINKAVKTVEIFRFEDISLRKAVNKIALGMFISSAPYIFVNLGQRVYTSVTYGYLALYQTQKQPNGVLGSLYNIISSLSILFIPSLFFLLAANKDNKKFKLFLYIIFGIFILGSLYIGDRSVSMGLSLCLLLFYHCSIKPFKQKRFILLVFIGLMFVIIVPSAGKLRGMEARTFSDVFVVIGKTITQDNFIISTLTSMGFSLFPMVKTIELIPKVQDYSYGVEYIATVLAIIPSIILFGYSFTSIAALPDWLKSNLHMDYGPGYSIIAESYYNFGWLGLPIMSIFGYIIQKYFTNKKHYSEKVLYDAQICIILYFLTLVIRNSLTLFFRNVFYGIIIPIILIKLLYNWEKRNGEIYE from the coding sequence ATGCAATTTGATAATATTAAAAATAGAGCTAATTATTATTTAATATTTTATTTTTTATTAAATATAAGTATTTTATTAATAGGAATAATATACTTGAATTTTTGTAAGGGTTACCAAAGAATAGACGTAAAGATATGGGAACTCATAGGTCTGTTTATTTTTGTAACTGGATCCATAATATGGATTAGAATTGAAAATAATATTCTAAGTGCGTGGATGATTTTTTTATTATTATCTTATATGTATTGGTTTGGACAGCCTTTTTTGGATTTGTTTGGAATACTTCCAAAATTAGCAGAGTTAAATTCATACAGTAATGAAAGCTTAGTTGCAGCTTTAGTATATCAATGTTGTGGCATGGGTTTTATGCACCTTGGAGCAATATTTTACAAAACTCGAAACATTAATAAAGCCGTTAAAACAGTAGAAATTTTTAGGTTTGAAGACATATCTTTAAGAAAGGCAGTGAATAAAATAGCACTCGGAATGTTTATCTCTTCAGCTCCTTATATTTTTGTAAATTTAGGTCAAAGAGTATATACATCTGTGACATATGGATATTTAGCGTTATACCAGACCCAAAAACAACCAAATGGAGTTTTAGGATCATTATATAATATAATATCTTCTTTATCCATTCTTTTTATACCATCTTTATTCTTTTTATTAGCAGCAAATAAAGATAATAAAAAGTTTAAGCTATTTTTATATATCATATTCGGAATATTTATTTTGGGATCTTTGTATATTGGCGACAGAAGTGTCTCAATGGGATTGAGTTTATGTTTATTACTATTCTATCATTGTTCCATTAAGCCGTTTAAACAAAAAAGGTTTATATTATTAGTTTTTATTGGATTAATGTTTGTGATTATAGTTCCATCAGCTGGTAAATTAAGAGGAATGGAAGCCAGAACATTTTCAGATGTTTTTGTTGTGATTGGGAAAACGATTACACAAGATAACTTTATTATATCAACTTTAACATCAATGGGATTTTCTTTATTTCCTATGGTCAAGACAATAGAACTAATTCCTAAAGTTCAAGATTATAGTTATGGGGTAGAATATATTGCAACAGTACTTGCGATTATTCCTAGTATCATACTGTTTGGATATAGTTTTACGTCAATTGCCGCATTACCAGACTGGTTAAAGAGTAATTTGCATATGGACTATGGACCGGGTTATTCTATCATTGCTGAATCTTATTACAACTTTGGATGGCTCGGATTGCCAATAATGAGTATATTTGGCTATATAATACAAAAATATTTTACAAATAAAAAACATTATAGCGAAAAAGTATTATATGATGCGCAGATCTGTATTATTCTATATTTTTTGACACTTGTAATAAGAAATTCTTTAACATTATTTTTTAGAAATGTTTTTTATGGAATTATTATTCCTATTATATTAATTAAATTATTATATAATTGGGAAAAGAGAAATGGAGAAATATACGAATGA
- a CDS encoding glycosyltransferase, which produces MKKILFCIPNLMDGGAEKVLVNLVNNLDTEKYQISIFTIIDFGVNKKFLNSNIRYQYLFSRYFRGNSIVLKLFSPSFIYKKFIKEEYDIVIAYLEGSAARVISGCSFINSKKIAWIHTELTSVKALISGFRTLTESLSCYNKYDMIVCVSQSVKSAFLNITKLSVPTQVLYNTNETEIIKQKSVEQVDDLEFDSNIFKICTVGKIIESKGIDRLARIHKKLIDEGIENRIYVLGKGKEQKKIELFLKDNGLSKTFIFVGYKDNPYKYVSKCDLYVCASKKEGFSTAVTEAMIIGIPVITTNCAGMKEILGEKNEYGLIVPNDESSLYYGMKELIKNHDILEHYKFQANIRGCQFSKDKTIAEVENLLDNI; this is translated from the coding sequence TTGAAAAAAATTTTATTTTGTATTCCTAATTTAATGGATGGAGGAGCAGAAAAGGTTCTTGTAAATTTGGTTAATAATCTTGATACTGAAAAATATCAAATTTCTATTTTTACTATAATTGATTTTGGAGTTAATAAAAAGTTTTTAAATAGTAATATACGATATCAATATTTGTTTAGCAGGTATTTTAGAGGAAATTCTATTGTTTTAAAACTTTTTTCTCCGTCATTCATTTATAAGAAGTTTATTAAAGAAGAATATGATATTGTGATAGCATATTTAGAAGGTTCTGCTGCCAGAGTAATTAGTGGTTGTTCATTTATTAATAGTAAGAAAATAGCTTGGATACATACTGAACTAACAAGTGTAAAAGCATTAATTAGTGGCTTTAGAACTTTAACTGAATCATTATCATGTTATAATAAATATGATATGATAGTATGTGTATCGCAATCAGTAAAATCTGCTTTCTTAAATATTACAAAATTAAGTGTTCCGACTCAAGTACTCTATAATACAAATGAAACTGAAATAATTAAGCAAAAAAGTGTTGAACAAGTAGATGATTTGGAATTTGATTCGAATATTTTTAAAATATGTACAGTTGGAAAAATAATAGAATCAAAAGGAATAGATAGATTAGCAAGAATACATAAAAAACTTATTGATGAAGGTATAGAAAATCGTATATATGTTTTAGGAAAAGGAAAAGAACAAAAGAAAATAGAATTATTCTTGAAAGATAATGGATTATCTAAAACATTTATATTTGTCGGGTATAAAGATAATCCTTATAAGTATGTTTCAAAATGTGATTTATATGTTTGTGCTTCAAAAAAAGAAGGATTTAGTACCGCAGTAACAGAGGCTATGATTATAGGAATTCCTGTTATTACAACAAATTGTGCAGGTATGAAAGAGATACTTGGTGAAAAAAATGAATACGGATTAATTGTTCCTAATGATGAAAGCAGCCTTTATTATGGTATGAAAGAGTTGATCAAGAATCACGATATATTAGAACATTATAAATTTCAAGCTAATATAAGAGGTTGCCAATTTAGCAAAGATAAAACAATAGCTGAAGTAGAAAACTTGCTAGATAATATTTAA
- a CDS encoding glycosyltransferase family 2 protein, translating into MTPYITVFTPTYNRFNLLHYCYNSLKRQTIKNFEWLIIDDGSTDNTKELVEKWMNEEKDFHINYRYKNNGGLHTAYNMAIENMNTELCICIDSDDFLPDNAIEIILKLWEEKKDNQYAGIIGLDYDINDNIIGDKLPEVNSINLNYMLVNKIGCGDKKIVMRTELYKKVAPMKTFNNEKNFNPNYLNTLISEDYDFLVLNKNLCYVEYQQDGMSSNIYKQYINSPNSFAELRRLYMTIHHADIKFILKNAIHYDSSCIISKNYNDILSKSPRKLLTLLVFPIGIILSIYIKYKYKKVIKQKHGGKN; encoded by the coding sequence ATGACTCCATATATTACAGTATTTACGCCTACATATAATAGATTTAATTTATTGCATTATTGTTATAACAGCTTAAAAAGGCAAACAATAAAAAATTTTGAATGGTTAATAATTGATGATGGTTCAACAGATAATACAAAAGAATTAGTAGAAAAATGGATGAATGAAGAAAAAGATTTTCATATTAATTATAGATATAAAAATAATGGCGGATTACACACAGCTTATAACATGGCAATTGAGAATATGAATACTGAATTATGTATATGTATTGATTCTGATGATTTTTTGCCTGATAATGCAATTGAAATTATATTAAAACTTTGGGAAGAAAAAAAGGATAATCAGTATGCAGGAATAATTGGTTTAGATTATGATATTAATGATAATATAATCGGTGATAAATTACCAGAAGTTAATAGTATTAATCTTAATTATATGCTTGTTAATAAAATTGGATGTGGTGACAAAAAAATAGTTATGAGAACCGAACTATACAAAAAAGTTGCGCCAATGAAAACGTTTAATAATGAAAAAAACTTTAATCCAAATTATTTAAATACACTTATAAGTGAAGATTATGACTTTTTAGTTCTAAACAAAAATTTATGTTATGTTGAATATCAACAAGATGGAATGAGCAGCAACATATATAAACAATATATAAATAGTCCAAATAGTTTTGCTGAATTAAGAAGATTGTATATGACAATTCATCATGCTGATATTAAATTTATATTAAAGAATGCTATACATTATGATTCAAGTTGTATAATTTCTAAAAATTATAATGATATATTAAGCAAATCACCTCGAAAATTATTAACATTATTAGTTTTTCCTATAGGAATAATATTATCTATATATATTAAGTATAAATACAAAAAAGTTATTAAACAAAAACATGGAGGAAAAAATTGA
- a CDS encoding glycosyltransferase family 4 protein — protein sequence MQDKSVIFLRSNPVDPDSRVEKEVNTLIKAGFSVTILAWDRSNKYKIKKFELQLRDGLATIYRFGIPSIYGSGFKDNLFPLFNFQLELFSWLFKNKNEYKIIHACDFDTAFVSYICAKIFNKKFIYDIFDYYVDAFHVPGKIKKIIEKLDHKIINSSDGVIICSEKRKEQILGTKPNNLTIIHNSPDLLQNNCNSLNLDISKIKVVYVGILSENRFLKELSDVIIEKSNCELHIGGFGLLEDYFEEKSKKFKNIKYYGKLSYDKTLELEYNCDIITAIYDPSIKNHKYAAPNKFYEALMLGKPIIMVKNTGMDDIVLENGIGEVIDYNIDSLKYHLDKLISYNKEWANISKKMTDIYNNQYSWNKMEMRLDDLYSKII from the coding sequence ATGCAAGATAAAAGTGTAATTTTTTTAAGATCTAATCCAGTGGATCCTGATTCAAGAGTTGAAAAAGAAGTGAATACACTTATAAAAGCAGGCTTTAGTGTCACTATTTTAGCATGGGATAGAAGCAACAAATATAAGATTAAAAAGTTTGAACTTCAACTAAGAGACGGACTAGCAACAATATATCGTTTTGGTATACCTTCAATTTATGGGAGTGGATTTAAAGATAATTTATTCCCTCTGTTTAATTTTCAATTAGAGCTTTTTAGCTGGCTTTTTAAAAACAAAAATGAATATAAAATAATACATGCATGTGATTTTGATACAGCATTTGTATCTTACATTTGTGCTAAAATTTTTAATAAGAAATTTATCTATGATATATTTGATTATTATGTAGATGCTTTTCATGTTCCAGGTAAAATTAAAAAAATTATTGAGAAATTAGATCATAAAATTATTAATTCTTCTGACGGAGTAATAATATGTTCTGAAAAAAGAAAAGAACAAATTTTAGGAACTAAGCCCAATAATTTGACTATTATACATAATTCTCCTGATCTTTTACAAAATAATTGTAACTCACTGAATCTTGATATTAGTAAAATAAAAGTAGTTTATGTAGGAATATTAAGTGAAAATAGATTTCTAAAGGAATTATCAGATGTTATAATTGAAAAATCAAATTGTGAGTTACATATTGGAGGTTTTGGTTTATTAGAGGACTATTTTGAGGAAAAATCAAAAAAATTTAAAAATATAAAGTATTATGGTAAATTATCTTATGATAAAACTTTAGAGTTAGAGTATAATTGCGATATAATTACGGCCATCTATGACCCCTCCATAAAAAATCACAAATATGCAGCACCAAATAAATTTTATGAGGCATTAATGCTGGGGAAACCAATTATTATGGTAAAAAACACAGGGATGGATGATATAGTATTAGAAAATGGAATTGGAGAAGTAATTGATTATAATATTGATAGTCTTAAATATCACCTTGATAAATTAATAAGTTATAATAAAGAATGGGCGAATATTTCAAAAAAAATGACTGACATATATAATAATCAATATAGCTGGAATAAAATGGAAATGAGATTAGATGACCTATATAGTAAAATAATATAA